In the Balaenoptera acutorostrata chromosome 7, mBalAcu1.1, whole genome shotgun sequence genome, one interval contains:
- the KBTBD2 gene encoding kelch repeat and BTB domain-containing protein 2 isoform X1, whose protein sequence is MSTQDEKQINTEYAVSLLEQLKLFYEQQLFTDIVLIVEGTEFPCHKMVLATCSSYFRAMFMSGLSESKQTHIHLRNVDSATLQIIITYAYTGNLAINDSTVEQLYETACFLQVEDVLQRCREYLIKKINAENCVRLLSFADLFSCEELKQSAKRMVEHKFTAVYHQEAFMQLSHDLLIDILSSDNLNVEKEETVREAAMLWLEYNTESRSQYLSSVLSQIRIDALSEVTQRAWFQGLPPNDKSVVVQGLYKSMPKFFKPRLGMTKEEMMIFIEASSENPCSLYSSVCYSPQAEKVYKLCSPPADLHKVGTVVTPDNDIYIAGGQVPLKNTKTNHSKTSKLQTAFRTVNCFYWFDAQQNTWFPKTPMLFVRVKPSLVCCEGYIYAIGGDSVGGELNRRTVERYDTEKDEWTMVSPLPCAWQWSAAVVVHDCIYVMTLNLMYCYFPRSDSWVEMAMRQTSRSFASAAAFGDKIFYIGGLHIATNSGIRLPSGTVDGSSVTVEIYDVNKNEWKMAANIPAKRYSDPCVRAVVISNSLCVFMRETHLNERAKYVTYQYDLELDRWSLRQHISERVLWDLGRDFRCTVGKLYPSCLEESPWKPPTYLFSPDGTEEFELDGEMVALPSV, encoded by the exons ATGTCCACTCAAGACGAGAAGCAGATCAATACTGAATATGCCGTGTCCTTGCTGGAACAGTTAAAACTGTTTTATGAACAGCAGTTGTTTACGGACATAGTGTTAATTGTCGAGGGCACTGAATTCCCTTGTCATAAGATGGTTCTTGCAACATGTAGTTCTTATTTTAG GGCCATGTTCATGAGTGGACTAAGTGAAAGcaaacagacacacatacacctgAGGAATGTGGATTCAGCCACCTTACAGATAATAATAACGTACGCATACACGGGTAACCTGGCAATAAATGACAGCACTGTAGAACAACTTTATGAAACAGCTTGCTTCCTGCAG gtAGAAGATGTGTTACAACGTTGTCgagaatatttaattaaaaagataaacgCAGAGAACTGTGTGCGATTGTTGAGTTTTGCTGATCTGTTCAGTTGTGAGGAATTAAAACAAAGTGCTAAAAGGATGGTGGAGCACAAGTTCACTGCTGTGTATCACCAGGAAGCTTTCATGCAGCTGTCACATGACTTACTGATAGACATTCTCAGTAGTGACAATTTGAAcgtagaaaaggaagagacagttCGTGAAGCTGCTATGCTGTGGCTAGAGTACAACACAGAATCACGATCCCAGTATTTGTCTTCAGTTCTTAGCCAAATCAGAATTGATGCACTTTCAGAAGTAACACAGAGAGCTTGGTTTCAAGGTCTGCCACCCAATGATAAGTCTGTAGTTGTTCAAGGTCTGTATAAGTCCATGCCCAAGTTTTTCAAACCAAGACTTGGAATGACTAAAGAAGAGATGATGATTTTCATTGAAGCATCTTCAGAAAATCCTTGTAGTCTTTACTCTTCTGTCTGTTACAGCCCCCAAGCAGAAAAAGTTTACAAGCTATGCAGCCCACCAGCTGATTTACATAAGGTTGGGACCGTTGTAACTCCCGATAATGACATCTATATAGCAGGTGGTCAAGTTCCtctgaaaaacacaaaaacaaatcacAGTAAAACAAGCAAACTTCAGACTGCCTTTAGAACTGTGAATTGCTTTTACTGGTTTGATGCACAGCAAAATACCTGGTTTCCAAAGACCCCGATGCTTTTTGTCCGCGTAAAGCCATCTTTGGTTTGCTGTGAAGGCTATATCTATGCAATTGGAGGAGACAGTGTAGGTGGAGAACTTAACCGGAGGACCGTAGAAAGATATGACACTGAGAAAGATGAATGGACAATGGTAAGCCCTTTGCCTTGTGCTTGGCAGTGGAGTGCAGCAGTTGTGGTTCATGACTGCATTTATGTGATGACACTGAACCTCATGTATTGTTATTTTCCAAGGTCTGATTCATGGGTAGAAATGGCCATGAGACAGACGAGCAGGTCTTTTGCTTCAGCTGCAGCTTTCGGTGATAAAATTTTCTATATTGGAGGGTTGCACATTGCTACCAATTCTGGCATAAGACTCCCCTCTGGCACTGTAGATGGGTCTTCAGTAACTGTGGAAATCTATGATGTGAATAAAAATGAGTGGAAAATGGCAGCCAACATCCCTGCTAAGAGGTACTCAGATCCCTGTGTTAGAGCTGTTGTGATCTCaaattctctgtgtgtgtttatgcGAGAAACCCACTTAAATGAAAGAGCTAAATATGTCACTTACCAGTATGATCTGGAACTTGACCGGTGGTCTCTGCGGCAGCATATATCTGAACGTGTACTGTGGGACTTAGGGAGAGATTTTCGATGCACTGTGGGGAAACTTTATCCATCCTGCCTTGAAGAATCTCCATGGAAGCCACCAACTTATCTTTTTTCACCGGATGGAACAGAGGAGTTTGAACTGGATGGAGAAATGGTTGCACTACCATCTGTATAG
- the KBTBD2 gene encoding kelch repeat and BTB domain-containing protein 2 isoform X2, producing the protein MFMSGLSESKQTHIHLRNVDSATLQIIITYAYTGNLAINDSTVEQLYETACFLQVEDVLQRCREYLIKKINAENCVRLLSFADLFSCEELKQSAKRMVEHKFTAVYHQEAFMQLSHDLLIDILSSDNLNVEKEETVREAAMLWLEYNTESRSQYLSSVLSQIRIDALSEVTQRAWFQGLPPNDKSVVVQGLYKSMPKFFKPRLGMTKEEMMIFIEASSENPCSLYSSVCYSPQAEKVYKLCSPPADLHKVGTVVTPDNDIYIAGGQVPLKNTKTNHSKTSKLQTAFRTVNCFYWFDAQQNTWFPKTPMLFVRVKPSLVCCEGYIYAIGGDSVGGELNRRTVERYDTEKDEWTMVSPLPCAWQWSAAVVVHDCIYVMTLNLMYCYFPRSDSWVEMAMRQTSRSFASAAAFGDKIFYIGGLHIATNSGIRLPSGTVDGSSVTVEIYDVNKNEWKMAANIPAKRYSDPCVRAVVISNSLCVFMRETHLNERAKYVTYQYDLELDRWSLRQHISERVLWDLGRDFRCTVGKLYPSCLEESPWKPPTYLFSPDGTEEFELDGEMVALPSV; encoded by the exons ATGTTCATGAGTGGACTAAGTGAAAGcaaacagacacacatacacctgAGGAATGTGGATTCAGCCACCTTACAGATAATAATAACGTACGCATACACGGGTAACCTGGCAATAAATGACAGCACTGTAGAACAACTTTATGAAACAGCTTGCTTCCTGCAG gtAGAAGATGTGTTACAACGTTGTCgagaatatttaattaaaaagataaacgCAGAGAACTGTGTGCGATTGTTGAGTTTTGCTGATCTGTTCAGTTGTGAGGAATTAAAACAAAGTGCTAAAAGGATGGTGGAGCACAAGTTCACTGCTGTGTATCACCAGGAAGCTTTCATGCAGCTGTCACATGACTTACTGATAGACATTCTCAGTAGTGACAATTTGAAcgtagaaaaggaagagacagttCGTGAAGCTGCTATGCTGTGGCTAGAGTACAACACAGAATCACGATCCCAGTATTTGTCTTCAGTTCTTAGCCAAATCAGAATTGATGCACTTTCAGAAGTAACACAGAGAGCTTGGTTTCAAGGTCTGCCACCCAATGATAAGTCTGTAGTTGTTCAAGGTCTGTATAAGTCCATGCCCAAGTTTTTCAAACCAAGACTTGGAATGACTAAAGAAGAGATGATGATTTTCATTGAAGCATCTTCAGAAAATCCTTGTAGTCTTTACTCTTCTGTCTGTTACAGCCCCCAAGCAGAAAAAGTTTACAAGCTATGCAGCCCACCAGCTGATTTACATAAGGTTGGGACCGTTGTAACTCCCGATAATGACATCTATATAGCAGGTGGTCAAGTTCCtctgaaaaacacaaaaacaaatcacAGTAAAACAAGCAAACTTCAGACTGCCTTTAGAACTGTGAATTGCTTTTACTGGTTTGATGCACAGCAAAATACCTGGTTTCCAAAGACCCCGATGCTTTTTGTCCGCGTAAAGCCATCTTTGGTTTGCTGTGAAGGCTATATCTATGCAATTGGAGGAGACAGTGTAGGTGGAGAACTTAACCGGAGGACCGTAGAAAGATATGACACTGAGAAAGATGAATGGACAATGGTAAGCCCTTTGCCTTGTGCTTGGCAGTGGAGTGCAGCAGTTGTGGTTCATGACTGCATTTATGTGATGACACTGAACCTCATGTATTGTTATTTTCCAAGGTCTGATTCATGGGTAGAAATGGCCATGAGACAGACGAGCAGGTCTTTTGCTTCAGCTGCAGCTTTCGGTGATAAAATTTTCTATATTGGAGGGTTGCACATTGCTACCAATTCTGGCATAAGACTCCCCTCTGGCACTGTAGATGGGTCTTCAGTAACTGTGGAAATCTATGATGTGAATAAAAATGAGTGGAAAATGGCAGCCAACATCCCTGCTAAGAGGTACTCAGATCCCTGTGTTAGAGCTGTTGTGATCTCaaattctctgtgtgtgtttatgcGAGAAACCCACTTAAATGAAAGAGCTAAATATGTCACTTACCAGTATGATCTGGAACTTGACCGGTGGTCTCTGCGGCAGCATATATCTGAACGTGTACTGTGGGACTTAGGGAGAGATTTTCGATGCACTGTGGGGAAACTTTATCCATCCTGCCTTGAAGAATCTCCATGGAAGCCACCAACTTATCTTTTTTCACCGGATGGAACAGAGGAGTTTGAACTGGATGGAGAAATGGTTGCACTACCATCTGTATAG